Proteins encoded within one genomic window of Macrobrachium nipponense isolate FS-2020 chromosome 9, ASM1510439v2, whole genome shotgun sequence:
- the LOC135218207 gene encoding uncharacterized protein LOC135218207, giving the protein MVPLPSEDIKISLMEILVMPMEVLTGAFSSTDIKVDMEEMLLHLTVDMVGFAGHSGGHGGSSSHLQGLGGFGGHSVNHGGHGVAAHDGFGGSFGHGGGHGGFGGHGHAGFSGHGGHGALGDDKKFDGHGGHAPSAHGGGHGAIHDSGHGSGHVGKQGGHDGGFQGAHGSHGGFAHGGHVIPSGGHGGFSSQGGHGGPVHAGLGGSVHGGHAGTIFRGHDEKKVSVHGGGHGGFGGGGKFAGHGGGDGGKAAVHEKSQGLGYIPPAPSDEKHGEANYEVTFILGSTGDEKDHIKFA; this is encoded by the coding sequence ATGGTGCCTCTTCCTTCGGAGGACATAAAGATTTCGCTCATGGAAATCTTGGTGATGCCCATGGAGGTGCTCACGGGGGCATTTTCCTCGACGGACATAAAAGTGGACATGGAGGAAATGCTGCTCCATCTCACGGTGGACATGGTGGGTTTTGCTGGTCATTCAGGTGGTCATGGAGGCTCTAGTAGTCATTTGCAAGGCCTTGGAGGTTTTGGAGGACACTCTGTTAACCACGGAGGGCACGGTGTTGCTGCCCATGATGGATTTGGGGGATCATTTGGACATGGAGGAGGACATGGAGGATTTGGTGGACATGGACATGCTGGTTTTAGTGGTCATGGAGGACACGGAGCTCTTGGAGATGATAAGAAATTTGACGGTCATGGAGGCCATGCTCCTTCGGCTCATGGAGGCGGTCATGGGGCCATCCATGACAGTGGCCATGGAAGTGGTCACGTCGGTAAACAAGGAGGACATGATGGAGGTTTTCAAGGAGCTCATGGTAGTCATGGAGGTTTTGCCCATGGAGGGCATGTCATTCCTTCTGGTGGCCATGGAGGATTCAGTAGTCAAGGGGGCCACGGAGGGCCTGTGCACGCTGGGCTTGGAGGATCTGTTCACGGCGGCCATGCGGGTACTATTTTCCGAGGACACGACGAAAAGAAAGTATCAGTTCATGGAGGTGGACACGGAGGCTTTGGCGGTGGAGGGAAATTCGCCGGTCACGGAGGCGGGGATGGAGGAAAGGCAGCTGTACATGAGAAGTCCCAAGGACTCGGTTACATTCCCCCTGCTCCTTCAGACGAGAAACATGGCGAAGCCAATTACGAGGTTACTTTTATCCTCGGATCGACAGGTGACGAAAAGGACCATATCAAGTTCGCTTGA